From the genome of Tautonia marina, one region includes:
- a CDS encoding ATP-grasp domain-containing protein has product MTRMGSDGSGLSSDRTVLIHEFVTGGGLADEDLPASLAREGRAMRRALAGDFAAAPGVRVIMTADPREPDEDASGPWEVVRIGPGQELPRVAELATGVDCTLIIAPETGGILFDRTRMLDRIGARSLGCSPEAVAVAGNVLLTLDRLRHAGVRTPPTRVVTPRQGWPRRMTFPLEELGRVCPFVEIPEPLTDCPPHQAAEAEIDHPCVLKPVDGAGAVQSFVLAGETPWPDPSWSPEVAVLQPWIEGKHRSVSVLVSNGGRPALIGCASQRISVDRGRISYVGGEAPLPIGPAILRMVDRVIGTLPGLRGWVGIDWIDDGLGDPIVLEVNPRPTTSVVGFLALLPPGMLAQTWLGLFDDPTTPLTALLAERVQSAVGRPVSFDPNGTLSSPRDGAGS; this is encoded by the coding sequence ATGACCCGCATGGGTTCGGACGGTTCAGGACTAAGTTCGGATCGCACGGTATTGATTCATGAGTTCGTGACCGGCGGCGGACTGGCCGACGAGGACTTGCCCGCCTCGCTGGCTCGGGAAGGGCGCGCCATGCGGCGAGCCCTCGCCGGCGACTTTGCCGCCGCGCCTGGGGTCCGGGTGATCATGACCGCCGACCCTCGGGAACCCGACGAGGATGCCTCGGGACCCTGGGAGGTCGTCCGGATCGGTCCCGGACAGGAACTGCCTCGCGTCGCCGAGCTGGCGACCGGGGTGGATTGTACCCTGATCATCGCTCCAGAGACCGGTGGAATTTTGTTTGATCGGACCAGAATGCTCGACCGGATCGGTGCCCGATCCCTCGGTTGCTCGCCTGAAGCGGTGGCGGTGGCCGGCAATGTGCTGCTGACGCTCGACCGGTTGCGCCATGCCGGAGTTCGCACGCCCCCCACCCGCGTCGTCACTCCTCGGCAAGGCTGGCCCCGACGCATGACCTTCCCCCTGGAGGAACTCGGCCGGGTTTGCCCGTTCGTGGAGATCCCCGAACCGCTCACCGACTGCCCCCCGCATCAGGCGGCCGAGGCCGAGATCGACCATCCCTGCGTGCTCAAACCCGTCGATGGCGCAGGGGCCGTCCAATCCTTCGTTCTGGCCGGTGAGACCCCCTGGCCCGATCCGTCCTGGTCCCCCGAGGTCGCCGTCCTTCAGCCCTGGATCGAGGGGAAGCACCGAAGCGTTTCGGTGCTCGTGTCGAACGGTGGCCGACCGGCCCTCATCGGGTGTGCCTCACAGCGAATCTCGGTCGATCGGGGGCGAATCTCCTATGTCGGGGGGGAGGCCCCCTTGCCGATCGGCCCTGCCATCCTTCGAATGGTCGATCGAGTGATCGGCACCTTGCCAGGGCTTCGTGGGTGGGTGGGGATCGACTGGATCGACGACGGGCTCGGTGATCCGATCGTCCTGGAGGTGAACCCCAGGCCCACAACGTCCGTCGTCGGCTTCCTTGCCTTGCTGCCTCCCGGTATGCTGGCCCAAACCTGGCTCGGGCTGTTCGACGATCCGACCACTCCCCTGACCGCCCTTCTGGCCGAACGGGTCCAATCGGCGGTCGGACGCCCGGTATCCTTCGACCCCAACGGCACACTCTCCTCTCCCCGGGATGGAGCCGGATCATGA
- a CDS encoding HisA/HisF-related TIM barrel protein: MRVIPVLDLKAGLAVAALAGERERYDLLRGTPEGCNPLAWARRFRDQMIAAGQAKPPALYVADLDAIEGQPPHLELLSSLAALEVSLWVDAGVQTPDDVPQLLAAGVDTIIVGLESVSGPDALTAILDDAGAERVCFSLDLKHQRPLGNPIASWGTEAPVAIARRAIELGVCKVLVLDLARIGTGKGIGTEGLIAAIREDSPASLELIAGGGIASPSDLQRLARNRVDAVLVGSALRDGRLRLADLPPQHRPGSGPLSEGLAF, from the coding sequence ATGCGGGTCATCCCCGTTCTCGATCTCAAGGCCGGTTTAGCCGTCGCGGCCCTTGCGGGAGAACGCGAACGTTACGACTTGCTCCGAGGCACCCCCGAAGGCTGCAACCCGCTTGCCTGGGCCAGACGATTCCGGGATCAGATGATCGCCGCCGGCCAGGCCAAACCGCCGGCATTGTACGTGGCCGACCTGGACGCGATCGAGGGGCAACCGCCTCACCTGGAGCTTCTGTCGAGCCTGGCCGCGCTGGAGGTCTCACTCTGGGTCGACGCGGGGGTTCAAACGCCGGACGATGTGCCCCAACTGCTGGCCGCCGGGGTCGATACGATCATCGTTGGCCTGGAAAGCGTGTCCGGTCCCGACGCCCTGACCGCAATCCTCGACGACGCAGGAGCGGAGCGAGTTTGCTTCAGCCTCGACTTGAAGCACCAACGGCCGCTCGGTAATCCGATCGCCTCGTGGGGAACCGAGGCCCCGGTTGCCATTGCTCGCCGAGCGATCGAACTCGGAGTGTGCAAGGTGCTGGTGCTCGACCTGGCCCGCATCGGTACCGGAAAGGGCATCGGTACCGAAGGGTTGATCGCGGCGATTCGAGAGGACTCGCCCGCCTCTTTGGAATTGATCGCCGGGGGGGGGATCGCCAGCCCTTCGGATCTGCAACGCCTTGCCCGGAACCGCGTGGATGCCGTTCTGGTCGGATCTGCCCTTCGGGACGGTCGACTGCGCCTCGCCGATCTCCCCCCCCAACACCGGCCCGGCTCTGGGCCTCTTTCGGAAGGACTGGCTTTCTAA
- a CDS encoding tyrosine-type recombinase/integrase has translation MAWPEFDEKSGYYRICFRYAGKRVKRSKTLKITDEGKAHAHCAAIEETMRLLESGRIRVPDGVDPIDFIISGGRLTEASKVATPEEQVVRTLGDLFNTYVEEMQGVKGRESTLETEGYHIAHLSDPALLGSQRVIEEIAFNDIQGYVNARAKMTWYGQPISRDTIEKELSTLGAIWRWGARRGLAVGPPPWRVRDLTMPFAREKPPFRTFDQIMQRIRRGGLTEAQQREQWDCLYLTSEEVQEVLDLVETNARSAFVYPMFVFAALTGARRGELLRSEIDDFDFDAGSVTIRGTKGRQRSRLVTREVDIHPRLGAVMMDWFARHPGGQFTLSNPDGMPLTRNQANHHFDQPLRGTKWQVIKGFHVFRHSVASILASKGVDQRYIDKYLGHQTEAMRKRYQHLHPGEGGAPINALLAG, from the coding sequence ATGGCCTGGCCAGAGTTCGACGAGAAGAGCGGGTACTACCGCATCTGCTTCCGGTACGCCGGAAAGCGAGTCAAGCGTTCCAAGACGCTGAAGATCACGGACGAGGGCAAGGCCCACGCCCATTGCGCTGCCATCGAGGAGACGATGAGGCTCCTCGAGAGTGGCCGAATCCGGGTCCCAGATGGGGTCGATCCGATCGACTTCATCATCAGCGGCGGCAGGCTCACCGAGGCGTCGAAGGTTGCCACCCCCGAGGAGCAGGTGGTCCGAACGCTTGGCGATCTTTTCAACACCTACGTCGAGGAGATGCAAGGGGTCAAGGGAAGGGAATCGACCCTCGAAACCGAGGGGTATCACATCGCCCACCTGTCCGATCCGGCGCTCCTGGGCAGTCAACGTGTCATCGAGGAGATCGCCTTCAACGACATCCAGGGCTACGTCAACGCCCGTGCCAAGATGACGTGGTACGGCCAACCGATTTCCCGCGACACCATTGAGAAGGAGTTATCCACGCTGGGTGCCATCTGGCGCTGGGGGGCTCGCCGGGGGCTCGCCGTCGGCCCTCCTCCCTGGCGGGTCCGAGACCTCACGATGCCGTTTGCCAGGGAGAAACCGCCGTTCAGGACGTTCGACCAGATCATGCAGCGGATCAGGCGGGGTGGCCTGACCGAGGCACAGCAACGTGAGCAGTGGGATTGCCTGTACCTCACCAGCGAGGAGGTCCAAGAGGTCCTCGATTTGGTCGAAACGAATGCGAGGTCGGCGTTCGTCTACCCGATGTTCGTGTTCGCGGCCCTCACCGGCGCACGGCGGGGCGAATTGCTCCGGTCGGAGATTGACGATTTCGACTTCGATGCCGGGTCGGTCACGATCCGGGGGACCAAGGGGCGGCAGAGGTCCCGGCTTGTGACCCGAGAGGTCGATATTCACCCGAGACTCGGAGCCGTGATGATGGACTGGTTCGCCCGACATCCTGGGGGTCAGTTCACGCTTTCCAATCCTGACGGGATGCCCTTGACCAGGAACCAGGCGAACCACCACTTCGACCAGCCCCTGAGAGGGACGAAGTGGCAGGTGATCAAGGGCTTCCACGTTTTCCGACACAGCGTGGCCAGCATCCTGGCCTCGAAAGGCGTGGATCAACGCTACATCGACAAATACCTCGGTCACCAGACCGAGGCCATGCGAAAACGCTACCAGCATCTACACCCCGGCGAGGGCGGGGCTCCGATTAACGCGCTGCTGGCGGGGTAG
- a CDS encoding helix-turn-helix domain-containing protein — protein sequence MNTEPTINDLFREIEAIRGLLDELLGRQSVQDFYSTDEFAEIIERRPKTVRDYCNEGRLKGIKKASGHGLSKDWAIPHAELERYRREGLLPRQQRVNRSPALAGV from the coding sequence ATGAACACCGAGCCGACCATCAACGATCTCTTTCGCGAGATTGAGGCCATCCGGGGACTCCTCGACGAACTCCTCGGGCGCCAGTCCGTTCAGGACTTCTACTCGACCGATGAGTTCGCCGAGATCATCGAGCGGAGGCCGAAGACCGTCCGCGACTATTGCAACGAGGGCCGACTCAAGGGGATCAAGAAGGCCAGCGGCCACGGGCTGTCGAAGGATTGGGCGATCCCTCACGCGGAGCTTGAGCGCTACCGCCGCGAGGGCTTGCTACCCCGCCAGCAGCGCGTTAATCGGAGCCCCGCCCTCGCCGGGGTGTAG